GGCCCGAACGCTCTGGGACCTGTTGGTCCGGCGGGCGGCGGCCGATCCCGACGGCATCTACCTCACGCTCTTCGGCGACACGCTGACGACCGGCCGGCTCCACGCGATGAGCCTCCGGTACGCCGGGGCCCTGGCCGCGCTGGGGCTCGGCCGCGGGGACCCGGTCGCGCTGGTCCTCCCGACATGCCAGGAGTTCTTCTTCGCCTTCTTCGGGGTCCTCGCCGTGGGCGCGGTCCCCGTGCCGCTCTACCCGACGCTCTCGCCCGAGCTGACGGCCCGCGTCCTCCGCAGCGCCGAGCCCCGCGCGGTGATCACCGTGGACTGGTTCCGCGACAACGTCGAGGCGGCCCGGGCCGAGGCCCCTACCGTGCGCCACTACCTGACCCCCGACCGCCTCGAGAGCGGACGCCCACCCGATCGGCTCCCGGCGGCTCACGAGGACGAGATCTGCTTCCTCCAGTACACCTCCGGGAGCACCGCCGCGCCGCGTGGTGTCGTGCTGAGCCACGCCAACGTGCTGGCGACCGTGCGGCTCATGATCGACGCGATCACGATGACGGTAGCCGACACCGTGGTGAGCTGGCTCCCGCTCTATCACGACATGGGCCTCATCGGCTGCGGCTTCGTCCCCCTCTACACGGGCACGCCGCTGATTCTGCTCCCGCCCGACCTGCGCAGCCCGCGGGCCTGGCTGGAGGCGATCACCGAGCATCACGGCGTATTCACCGTGTCTCCCGACTTCGGGTACCGGAACTGTGTGCGAAACGTCCACGACACGGGCGGGCTCGACCTCTCGAGCCTCCGGATGGCGCTCACCGGCGCCGAGCCGGT
The Candidatus Methylomirabilota bacterium DNA segment above includes these coding regions:
- a CDS encoding AMP-binding protein is translated as MAVPWNPAEARTLWDLLVRRAAADPDGIYLTLFGDTLTTGRLHAMSLRYAGALAALGLGRGDPVALVLPTCQEFFFAFFGVLAVGAVPVPLYPTLSPELTARVLRSAEPRAVITVDWFRDNVEAARAEAPTVRHYLTPDRLESGRPPDRLPAAHEDEICFLQYTSGSTAAPRGVVLSHANVLATVRLMIDAITMTVADTVVSWLPLYHDMGLIGCGFVPLYTGTPLILLPPDLRSPRAWLEAITEHHGVFTVSPDFGYRNCVRNVHDTGGLDLSSLRMALTGAEPVRLSTIRSFEERFAVKNVFCPAYGLAEATLAVAIWPPGEPIRLDPSERFVSVGRPCPGVRVVIAGPDGGGRAAAGVVGEILVQSPGVMQGYYRDPEATARVLRDGWLHTGDLGFLDAEGYLFITGRMTDVIILGGQNVLPADLEEIVDRLPGIRYSAAIGLESVRTGTQRLHIVAEVRHDGGSSEELSHLAGRIAAELHRQRGIRPARVLLVQAHTIPKTSSGKIQHAALAAQVAAGALADRVLHATGSTAS